TGCCGCTGCCTGTTACGCCATGCAGGAGGAAGACCTGCCCCTTTCTTGATTCCAACGCGTTGGCAATGCTTTGCCAGGCAGCCTCCTGGTCCGGGGTGAACTTGGGTGGCTCGGTGGTGACAAACTCGCGTCCTGCCAATGGGTCTCGGCGCACCTCGCGCTGCCCTATCTGCAACAGGCCACGTTCGACCAAGCGATCCACAATGTTCCGCTTTATCCCTACCTCTGCACAGAGTTCGGCTAGAGGTACAACCACTGGGAATGTGCCCCCCTGCCTGTGAGCACGCTGCAATAGGTAGGTCAAAACTGCCTGTTGTAGCGGTGCCCTCGACAAGGTCGCCATAGCTTCCTCTCCAGGAGCGGACATGAGGTGCACAGTGGGTTCTGTCTTTGGTTTAACCCGCGGGCCTTTCACTTCCATTTGCTTGCGCAACCAACCTTTGCGCACCATGCGCTCAAGGACAGAACGCCACCGCTTCAGCTTGAGCCGACGCCTTATTTGTTCTAAGGGCATGGGCCCGTGTTGATACAGCAGTTCAAGCACGCAACGCTCTTCAGGGTCAGGAGAAGTTGTTGCAGCGCCTTCCTCTAGATAGAGCATGGTCTCAGTTTGCCAGCTTACCCCTGGGGGAAACATGCCCCATGCCACGACATGGAGCGGTGTCCGATAGTACTCGCTGATCCAATACATTAGCTCTATCTGATAAGGAGCAAGCACAGGATGTGGATCAATGATGCTCAGGATATCCTTAGTCGTGGCAACAGGGCATACAGTAGACAGAGACACGACAATAGCAGGCAACTGGCGCGAGCCGAATGGCACCCATACCAACTGCCCAGGCACTACCTTGTCCTGCAAATGAGCGGGGATGGAATAATGAAAAGTTTGTCGAAGGTTAGAGCGACTCGATACACCTTCGCCGCGCTTGGGCAAGATAGCCCCGCGTCCCACTGGCGAACGCACGACTACTTCGGCAAATGCTGCCTTCGAGCTCACCTCATTCCCTGTCAAGACTCTTTCCTCGGTCCTGTGCTTTCACTGTCGCAGCAACGCAACAGCAGCATATCCCACCACACTGCTACGATCGCCAGTTACGTCACCGGAATTCATGTATTTGAGCAGCTCAGCGCGATTGGCACCTAGCTTCTGCGCCGCCACCATGACTGCCATCACGGGGCCACCGCCACAGGCTTCGGCTTTCTGCATGGCAAGCGTACGCGCTAGACCTGCAGGATCGTAGGCAGTAATATGATCTAGCACCAATTGGTCTAGCCGTACTGCCATATCATAGCGGTGAAAATGGGAGAGATCTGTGCTAGCCACTAGCAGAACTTGCTCTTGGCCGATTGCTTGCGCTAGCGCCTCGCCCAATTCCACTGCGGAGTCCCAATCCTGTTCACCCATCATGATCGGAGTGAGAGCGAAATCACCCAGCACGTGTTGAAGAAAAGGCAACTGAATCTCCAACGAATGCTCCATATCCTGTGACACGCGGTTAAGTTTGGTGACACGCTCCACAGCCTGAAGCAACTCCGCATCAACGCGCACCAGCCCGAGGGGGGTCTCATAGAAGGACTTGTCCGTAACGGCGAAACGCCCTGGATAGATGCGATGCACCGGAGACACAATCACAACCCTGGAGAAAACCTTATCACGCAATTGAGCATAAGCATAAGCAGCGACTTGTCCTGAGTATACATAGCCAGCATGGGGAGCAATCAGTCCCACCAAATCACCCTCCAACTTACGTAGGGGCACATTGTCCAGAAATTCATCTATCATGGTGCGTAACTGCGTAGCATTGCCAGGATACCAGGTCCCGGCAATCACAGAGCGACGCACGCTGCTAGAATCAGCCCGAGCCATTTTCCCCTCCTTTGTCCTATAACTGGATCACCCGCTGTTTCGTACGGCATTTTTCGGCGGTGATAATCGCGGTTATTTTCTCGACTGCGCTATCCAGCTGACCTTCGCGGTTTACAACGGCATAGTCAAATTCGCCGATGTGTTTCATCTCTTCTCGCAGCGTGGCGATACGCCGCTGCAAAGCTTCATTGGATTCTGTGCCTCGTTTGCGCAGGCGGTTGAGCAATTCCTCTTCTGAGCCGGGAAGTAAAAAGATCAGAATGGCATCTGGCACGAGGCGTCGCACGCTAGCGGCTCCCTGTACATCCAGACGCATGATCACATCCTGCCCGCTGGCCAAAGCGCGACGTACCTGCTCTTTTGGCACACCCTTGTATTCGCCATAGACCCACGCATGTTCCAAAAGCTCTCCCCTTTGCATCAGTTGTACAAACTCTTCCTCCGAGAGGAAAAAATAATCCACCCCATGTATTTCGCCTTTCCTAGGAGGTCTGGTAGTCGCAGTGATCACGAAGTGAAAGGGGTAATGCAGTTCTTTCATACGTTTGATCACGCTATCCTTGCCTACACCGGAAGGACCTGATACTACGATGAGGAGTGGATTAGGATGCTCTAAGTACGGCCGCAAATCTGGCGTGCCTTCCATGTTCGTAGAGGATGTTTCTGGCTCATATAAAGGGGTTGTGCCCATCTTTTGTACTCCGCATTACACTGGTGCTGGCAGTATCATCCTGATTTACACTTGCAACCCTGACTCAATTATTATATAATAACGAGCAAACGAATTCGCTTTACGGGGTAGGAAGTTCTATGCCGATCTATGAATACCGCTGCCGTAAATGTCATCGCCGGGTAGCAATTCTCCTGCGCAGTTTTAGCGAAATTGAAACTGCCAGGCCAAAATGCACATACTGCGGACACGATGAATTAGACCGCCTCGTGTCCCGTGTTGCCGTGCTCAAGTCGGAAGAAGCGAGATTGGAAGCACTAGCCGACGATGCCGCCCTTGGCGATCTCGACGAGAACGATCCTCGCAGCATTGCTCGCTGGATGAAGAAAATGTCCGCCGAAGCAGGCGAAGATCTGGGCGATGAATTTCATGAAATTGTTGATCGTCTGGAATCTGGGCAATCACCGGAAGAAATCGAAGCGGCCATGCCCGAGCTAGGTCCAGGTGCTGCTTCAGAAATGGCTGGCCTTGGCAGCGCAGAAGACGAGCTTTAGAACTTTTCACTGCGCTCCACGTTCAAAACAAAAACGGTTGCACCGCCTACTTGCACCTCCACTGGCTTGGGGATATAAAATTCCCCGGCTTCTGCAACTGGTGGTAAAGGGCTGACTAACTGTGTCCTGGCATGGCAGTTTTCTTGAATAATGGCGAGGATTTCGTCCACGTAAGATTCTTCAGCGCCAATTAAGATGGTGGCATTCCCCTCGCGCAGAAACCCTCCAGTAGTGCTAATCTTGGTACAGCGATGCCCTTTTTGTTCCAAAGCCCGAATGAGCGCCTCGGCATCGTCGCTATGAACAATGCTGAGAATAAGTTTCATCTTGCCAGCCTCCTCTCCAGCCCTATATAGCCCCGAGGAGTAGACAACTCCTCAGAAGCTGGACGGTTCAATCTGCTTCTCCACCAAGAGTTTTTTCACACGGTTACGAATGGACCTTTGTATCGAGGCGATTGGGCCTGCGGCATCCACAATAAACCAGCGTTCTGGTTCTGCGGCTGCCATTTGCAGATAACCATCTCGCACGCGACGGTGAAAGTCTAATTCTTGCTGATCCATGCGGTTCCATTCCCCTGCACCTGCACGGAAACTGCCTTCCCTTCGCCGCAGGCCCTCTTCCACATCGATATCGAGATAGATGATGAGATCGGGGCGCAAACCACCCGTGGCAAAAAGGGTAATAGCCTTCAGCAGCTCTATGTCCAGACCATGACCATACCCTTGATATGCCAGTGTCGATTCCGCATACCGATCGCACAACACAACCAACCCCGCTAACAAAGCTGGCCGGATGGTCTGGCCAACAAGTTGCGCACGCGATGCGGAGTAAAGCAGCGCTTCCGCATTGGGCAACATGCTGATATTTTTGACATCGTGCAGGATAGCACGTATCTGATCACCAATATCCGTTCCCCCTGGTTCTCGCACAAGCAGGACTGGATATCCTGCTCGAGCGAGATAAGCATGCAGGGCCTGAATCTGTGTTGTTTTGCCGCTACCATCTGGGCCTTCAAAAGTAATTAAGCAACCCATCGCGACTTTGCTTCTATTGGTGGATACGCACTCGACGATAAGGTTCTTTGCCTTTGCTGTATGACATAAGATTGGCCGCGCGGGCCATTTCATGTTGTCGTCTGCGCACGAAGGCTTCCTGTGGAGACAATTCGATCGATGAGCGCTCACCGCGTAGTATCCTATCAATGGCTTCCTGGGTTTCCTGCATGGCTGCCGAGAAAGGATCAGTTACGGGTTCCAGGCCAAAGATATCGGCCAGGCAATTCTCCATCTGTGTTACAGTGTTGCTGCGCAGCACGTAGACGGGCAGGCCAGCACGCTCTGCATCGGTAATCGCTTGCGGTCGCTTACGATAATAGCTCTTTGACGTCATGAGTATGTCAGCCTCACCCAGATCACTGACGATAACGACTGGTAGGTTCAAGGCTTTGCTGGCCTGACGCAACCGATTCTGACTGATCCCATATGGGAAGATACGCAAAGTCCGAGAAGGCTTTTCCACTGGTTGCTCAAATGCACCTGGGGGTGCTTTCTGTCGTGTCTCAGAGTAGGTTGTTGCTTTCTCGATGTGGATTTCCCCACTGCCATCTCGATAGCGGATTTCGGGAGGTATCTGACGTCCGCGCAGGATAGCATCCACCGCCTCAGCGACATCGTGACGCACTGCCAGGCGATCCCAATCCTGGATTTCGATCACCACATCAAAAGTTGGTGGGGCTTTGCGTTCCAGGACCGATTTCTGCGTGCCTCGCCGGCGCGCTTCTTCATCACTCAAGGTCACGGTTTGGATGCCGCCAACCAGATCGCACAAAGTTGGGTTCATCATCAAGTTCTCCAACGTATTGCCATGGGCTGTTGCTACCAACTGCACGCCTCGCTCAGCAATCGTCCTCGCTGCAGCAGCTTCCAGTTCGGTGCCCATCTCGTCTATGACAATCACTTCCGGCATGTGGTTTTCCACCGCTTCGATCATCACGGCATGTTGCATAGCAGGTGTTTTCACCTGCATTCTCCGT
The Chloroflexota bacterium DNA segment above includes these coding regions:
- the amrB gene encoding AmmeMemoRadiSam system protein B, whose amino-acid sequence is MARADSSSVRRSVIAGTWYPGNATQLRTMIDEFLDNVPLRKLEGDLVGLIAPHAGYVYSGQVAAYAYAQLRDKVFSRVVIVSPVHRIYPGRFAVTDKSFYETPLGLVRVDAELLQAVERVTKLNRVSQDMEHSLEIQLPFLQHVLGDFALTPIMMGEQDWDSAVELGEALAQAIGQEQVLLVASTDLSHFHRYDMAVRLDQLVLDHITAYDPAGLARTLAMQKAEACGGGPVMAVMVAAQKLGANRAELLKYMNSGDVTGDRSSVVGYAAVALLRQ
- a CDS encoding AAA family ATPase gives rise to the protein MAKLEITDDLDALIAVLPPPIAASLQAANRSEDLLEIILDLGRRPEARFVDQEIELSQQEVTQAEIDYVVSRIGDFGDDNRAGIERTLHRISAIRNRQGRIVGLTCRVGRAVYGTIDIIRDIVESGKSIMLLGRPGVGKTTMLREVARVLAEKKRVVVVDTSNEIGGDGDIPHPAIGRARRMQVKTPAMQHAVMIEAVENHMPEVIVIDEMGTELEAAAARTIAERGVQLVATAHGNTLENLMMNPTLCDLVGGIQTVTLSDEEARRRGTQKSVLERKAPPTFDVVIEIQDWDRLAVRHDVAEAVDAILRGRQIPPEIRYRDGSGEIHIEKATTYSETRQKAPPGAFEQPVEKPSRTLRIFPYGISQNRLRQASKALNLPVVIVSDLGEADILMTSKSYYRKRPQAITDAERAGLPVYVLRSNTVTQMENCLADIFGLEPVTDPFSAAMQETQEAIDRILRGERSSIELSPQEAFVRRRQHEMARAANLMSYSKGKEPYRRVRIHQ
- a CDS encoding dTMP kinase, encoding MGCLITFEGPDGSGKTTQIQALHAYLARAGYPVLLVREPGGTDIGDQIRAILHDVKNISMLPNAEALLYSASRAQLVGQTIRPALLAGLVVLCDRYAESTLAYQGYGHGLDIELLKAITLFATGGLRPDLIIYLDIDVEEGLRRREGSFRAGAGEWNRMDQQELDFHRRVRDGYLQMAAAEPERWFIVDAAGPIASIQRSIRNRVKKLLVEKQIEPSSF
- a CDS encoding zinc ribbon domain-containing protein produces the protein MPIYEYRCRKCHRRVAILLRSFSEIETARPKCTYCGHDELDRLVSRVAVLKSEEARLEALADDAALGDLDENDPRSIARWMKKMSAEAGEDLGDEFHEIVDRLESGQSPEEIEAAMPELGPGAASEMAGLGSAEDEL
- a CDS encoding cyclic-di-AMP receptor, coding for MKLILSIVHSDDAEALIRALEQKGHRCTKISTTGGFLREGNATILIGAEESYVDEILAIIQENCHARTQLVSPLPPVAEAGEFYIPKPVEVQVGGATVFVLNVERSEKF
- a CDS encoding guanylate kinase produces the protein MEGTPDLRPYLEHPNPLLIVVSGPSGVGKDSVIKRMKELHYPFHFVITATTRPPRKGEIHGVDYFFLSEEEFVQLMQRGELLEHAWVYGEYKGVPKEQVRRALASGQDVIMRLDVQGAASVRRLVPDAILIFLLPGSEEELLNRLRKRGTESNEALQRRIATLREEMKHIGEFDYAVVNREGQLDSAVEKITAIITAEKCRTKQRVIQL